The proteins below are encoded in one region of Phaseolus vulgaris cultivar G19833 chromosome 1, P. vulgaris v2.0, whole genome shotgun sequence:
- the LOC137813785 gene encoding NADH--cytochrome b5 reductase 1, whose translation MDFLQAPENQILLGVAVAVVAAGLGAVFLFSSKKRKGCLDPENFKEFKLVKRAQLSHNVAKFTFALPTPTSVLGLPIGQHISCRGKDAQGEDVIKPYTPTTLDSDVGHFELVIKMYPQGRMSHHFRELRVGDSLAVKGPKGRFKYQTGEVRAFGMLAGGSGITPMFQVARAILENPKDKTKVHLIYANVTYEDILLKEELDGLASNYQDQFKIYYVLNQPPEVWDGGVGFVSKEMIQAHLPAPAHDVKILRCGPPPMNKAMAAHLEALEYAPEMQFQF comes from the exons ATGGATTTCCTGCAAGCACCAGAAAATCAGATACTTCTGGGTGTGGCCGTGGCCGTCGTGGCCGCTGGGCTTGGTGctgtctttctcttttcatctAAGAAGCGTAAAG GTTGCTTGGACCCAGAGAACTTCAAGGAGTTCAAACTTGTTAAGCGTGCACAGCTGAGCCATAATGTTGCAAAGTTCACATTTGCCCTCCCAACACCTACATCTGTTTTGGGTCTTCCAATTGGGCAACACATAAGTTGCAG GGGTAAAGATGCACAAGGTGAAGACGTTATCAAACCATATACCCCTACTACTTTGGATTCTGATGTTGGACATTTTGAACTAGTTATTAAG ATGTACCCACAAGGAAGGATGTCTCACCATTTCCGTGAGTTGCGTGTTGGTGACTCCCTTGCTGTGAAAGGACCCAAG GGACGTTTCAAGTACCAAACTGGTGAGGTTAGAGCATTTGGGATGCTTGCTGGAGGGTCTGGAATCACCCCAATGTTCCAA GTTGCTAGAGCTATATTAGAAAACCCTAAGGACAAGACCAAAGTACATCTTATCTACGCCAATGTAACATATGAGGATATTCTTTTGAAG GAAGAACTTGATGGTCTTGCTTCTAACTATCAAGATCAATTCAAAATATACTACGTGTTAAATCAG CCTCCGGAGGTGTGGGATGGTGGTGTTGGATTTGTGTCTAAGGAGATGATTCAAGCCCATTTGCCTGCTCCAGCACATGACGTAAAG ATCCTGAGATGTGGCCCACCACCTATGAACAAGGCCATGGCTGCACACCTTGAAGCCCTTGAATATGCTCCTGAGATGCAGTTCCAGTTCTGA